The proteins below come from a single Amphiura filiformis chromosome 15, Afil_fr2py, whole genome shotgun sequence genomic window:
- the LOC140171629 gene encoding uncharacterized protein, producing MNRNRFKYNKPKSKNGSRGSWIEVRRGNNDNVKLIQSIKESCLNEQALWQNYQIASTSLYKSNKLQQNFAEKEKELEGLLKEKPQQTFAFGLVRTKVHADEICETSAFQRCQVLHVPLGDPSKGVNVVKHADVLMTYAFKKRCTRPWLIVYRIMVGRSKNVKPRFVSQAPQVSPTPNADSHLCKEVDMKSELVCEQLNQSQIFLFELDSKGRPIKHPRHCLPYAVVSCKQREVPLPLTLPNSSNLRQNARKPDDEAPQQSTRSDSTRQETISSLSQEEGVALSRYLEEESLTITDIDSNQLDSKLNDIKKEREDVMKKLKAIQSMREALTSGSCSSGSEQEIDKALSEIRESSGKVDRKIARSMSSSADSKSYENERSSDCLPSSQSGNAVGGRQEPARRQERIASTSGWRDPYHWTPYQRNTNDAMQCSSAQGRERNHELDYYNTDEQSEMFDLEEMIYAGKIPAQKKTILKPPDDYKSPGRFHDDVLQLPKPEKYQSDEENQPCQMPQHDDKDKMQAMIGSDAENRNKHSSSPSVSTFHQGGVPTSEVTPQDYNSSTFESSSVAGGDNQLTSNIQVQDMDIDESSQSSNSHGSYGNPSTIATYQTINPPAFTSQSFPTVYSSVSYNNSSFGLSYTNSTYNSIPQMPQMIDVPPMPRIDVSPMPRIDVPPMPRIDVPVMSTVPYNNAASAISQDYSNSFNYEPSHEGAQTNLNISQQQYSTQEPPNSDPLGPPGIDVDTSYQPPNSTPTSSSGSDFSSSKVVSRGADGRLRLTPQSSQSPVEMPNVVFRRPPSPAEEQFPEGTMSPPGPYVPHFEYESNLMQPETALEDCPPAKVTAKVGASSLSDGTHSAVEALQKELMDSNNPTRKLALQMVMNTLLAKTAAPPVEDAIKHNMASMLSLTRKLTSMQSAYQGDVQSNANFPVKMSSDASVPKSKAKVVKMFHGHPLIKKGAKKPPRTILLEQMSNGPQPVDPRPARSSLFGRKFDVSLSMVPWVKSVSPVKKQPKVTDHREKNQEGALASKK from the exons ATGAACCGCAATCGCTTTAAGTACAACAAACCAAAATCAAAGAATGGGTCTCGAG GCTCCTGGATTGAAGTAAGGAGAGGAAATAATGACAATGTGAAGCTGATTCAGTCCATCAAAGAGTCCTGCCTCAACGAGCAGGCACTATGGCaaaactaccaaatcgcatcaACTAGTCTGTATAAAAGCAATAAACTGCAACAGAACTTTGCTGAGAAGGAGAAGGAACTTGAAGGACTTCTTAAGGAGAAGCCACAGCAGACATTCGCATTTGGGTTGGTTCGGACAAAAGTGCATGCCGACGAAATCTGTGAGACGAGTGCGTTCCAACGATGTCAGGTTCTTCATGTGCCTTTAGGCGATCCATCCAAAGGGGTGAATGTAGTGAAGCATGCTGATGTACTGATGACTTATGCATTTAAGAAAAGATGTACAAGACCATGGCTCATTGTTTACAGA ATCATGGTAGGACGCAGCAAGAATGTGAAACCCCGCTTTGTGTCTCAAGCCCCTCAAGTCAGCCCCACACCAAATGCAGACAGCCATCTATGCAAGGAAGTGGACATGAAGTCAGAGCTTGTGTGCGAGCAGCTTAACCAATCACAG ATATTCCTCTTTGAGTTGGATAGCAAGGGTCGTCCAATCAAACATCCAAGGCACTGTCTTCCATATGCAGTCGTCTCCTGTAAACAGAGAGAAGTGCCTCTTCCACTAACTCTTCCAAACTCATCTAATCTGAGACAGAATGCAAGGAAACCAGATGACGAGGCTCCACAACAGAGCACAAGATCAGACTCTACAAGGCAAGAAACCATCTCATCTTTGTCACAGGAAGAAGGCGTTGCACTCTCAAGATATCTTGAAGAAGAGTCGTTGACGATAACAGATATTGACTCAAATCAACTAGATTCAAAGTTGAATGACATCAAGAAGGAGAGAGAGGATGTGATGAAGAAATTGAAAGCGATTCAGAGCATGAGAGAAGCGCTCACGTCCGGGTCGTGTTCCTCGGGGAGCGAGCAAGAGATAGATAAGGCTTTGAGTGAGATCAGAGAAAGCTCTGGGAAAGTAGACAGGAAGATTGCACGCAGTATGAGTAGCAGTGCAGATTCTAAGAGTTATGAAAATGAGAGAAGTAGCGATTGTCTTCCCTCCAGCCAAAGTGGTAATGCAGTTGGCGGAAGACAGGAGCCGGCTAGAAGACAAGAAAGAATTGCCTCCACAAGTGGATGGCGAGATCCTTATCATTGGACTCCTTACCAAAGAAACACTAATGATGCAATGCAATGTAGCAGTGCACAAGGACGAGAAAGAAATCATGAGTTGGACTATTACAATACTGATGAGCAATCGGAAATGTTCGATTTAGAAGAGATGATTTATGCAGGGAAAATACCTGCGCAGAAAAAGACAATTTTAAAACCTCCAGATGATTATAAATCGCCAGGAAGATTCCATGATGATGTACTACAGTTACCAAAACCAGAAAAATATCAAAGTGATGAAGAGAACCAACCATGCCAGATGCCGCAACATGATGACAAAGACAAGATGCAAGCTATGATTGGTTCTGATGCTGAAAACAGGAATAAACATAGTTCCAGTCCTAGTGTTAGTACATTCCACCAAGGAGGAGTGCCAACATCGGAAGTTACTCCTCAGGACTATAACAGCTCTACATTTGAAAGTAGTAGTGTAGCTGGAGGGGACAACCAGCTCACAAGTAACATTCAGGTCCAAGATATGGACATTGATGAATCGAGCCAGTCGTCCAACTCACATGGATCGTATGGCAATCCAAGCACCATAGCGACGTATCAAACGATTAATCCACCTGCCTTTACCTCGCAGAGTTTCCCAACAGTGTATTCATCTGTGAGTTACAACAACTCATCATTTGGCCTCAGTTATACCAACTCGACATATAACTCAATCCCTCAGATGCCTCAGATGATTGATGTCCCTCCGATGCCTCGTATTGATGTCTCTCCGATGCCTCGTATTGATGTCCCTCCGATGCCTCGTATTGATGTTCCAGTAATGTCCACAGTACCATACAACAATGCTGCATCAGCAATATCTCAGGACTATAGCAACTCTTTTAACTATGAGCCGTCACATGAAGGTGCTCAAACAAACTTGAACATATCTCAACAACAGTACAGTACTCAGGAACCACCCAACTCAGATCCTCTTGGACCCCCTGGTATAGATGTAGATACTTCCTACCAGCCTCCTAACAGTACTCCAACCTCTTCATCAGGGAGTGATTTCAGTTCAAGTAAAGTCGTATCACGAGGTGCGGATGGAAGGCTCAGATTGACACCTCAATCATCTCAAAGCCCTGTAGAAATGCCTAACGTAGTTTTTAGAAGACCACCTTCACCTGCCGAAGAGCAGTTCCCCGAAGGCACAATGTCACCACCAGGACCATATGTTCCTCATTTTGAGTATGAAAGCAATTTGATGCAACCAGAGACTGCTCTTGAGGATTGTCCACCTGCTAAGGTGACTGCTAAGGTGGGCGCATCAAGTTTATCTGATGGCACACATAGTGCAGTTGAAGCCCTTCAGAAAGAACTGATGGACTCAAACAATCCAACACGAAAGCTTGCTCTTCAGATGGTTATGAATACACTACTTGCTAAAACTGCAGCGCCACCAGTAGAGGATGCGATCAAGCATAATATGGCCTCTATGCTCTCATTAACTCGTAAACTAACTTCTATGCAATCTGCATATCAAGGAGATGTTCAATcaaatgcaaattttcctgtcaAAATGTCCTCCGATGCCAGTGTGCCAAAGTCTAAAGCAAAAGTGGTGAAGATGTTTCACGGGCATCCATTGATCAAGAAGGGGGCCAAGAAACCACCTCGTACTATATTATTAGAGCAGATGTCAAATGGACCGCAGCCTGTTGATCCAAGACCTGCTCGCTCTAGTTTATTTGGAAGAAAATTTGATGTGTCCTTAAGCATGGTTCCTTGGGTTAAATCTGTTTCACCTGTAAAGAAGCAACCCAAAGTTACAGATCACAGGGAAAAGAATCAAGAGGGCGCTCTAGCCTCCAAAAAGTGA
- the LOC140171630 gene encoding uncharacterized protein, with protein MSDVLTAVASAPNETQNTKALTQSDKEVEISKRNKETSPKQTHKQDEKAPDVLVDSDVKVLGMYRSYGRDTPESGELSDSAVEDDVRTVVLQDTHAESRKLEFEETGEPGEIKEQIKILEKLKYVQDINASIPNVKTERKVQMMPQISDTVFDRLGIKRKQTSDNRQKFDLRQKISRKKSDVVTGYNIRDQFLLSESSNDSSVMEVKSYSPPSASCSSQSFADSFKWYERKPHDTGPAPETDEERRQPERYDDRRQGERYEERRQPERYEERRRPSYDREMGAYLRDTNIHVLRDDLQPRERSWSDGVYRDRFHRDWERSPLERNRCWDNDYRQRDGRKPDDFYEDRNRYQRDAGPNRNAKEQRSSSRERSSRRSSPKDRSSRCYPSDDLRSWRGSSRDRSSLRSFSIDGSSGGSFPRDGSSRDSYSRRPSSRRSRSRDRISIRSESSMSSISQESAPRHFSESPTNSQGVRRNSSSINSPSQENNTSNINPRHSTNQQQTNRNDANLDKFGSLDERLEKEHGIAPAKKRKVSSDSPSDLTKVDGRASYKNLCTSLSTLKQSVTRAARSFRELSRYELKARVERYQERYKKLQDMAIRALEIHYEQDREPSDMDRDIQQRILEMITDIESQREGLDKYKMASDSRESVIQPTTNNSKTSDHRGERSRQDGIQDKSVSGRTSSDLANQMYDRRQSKTYSTMSPARSSSGSSQKKRCP; from the coding sequence ATGTCAGACGTTTTGACTGCGGTTGCAAGCGCACCAAACGAAACCCAAAATACCAAGGCGCTAACACAGTCTGATAAAGAAGTGGAAATTTCGAAGAGAAATAAAGAAACTTCTCCTAAACAAACCCATAAGCAAGATGAAAAAGCACCTGATGTACTTGTAGATAGCGATGTCAAAGTTCTAGGGATGTACCGGTCATATGGTAGAGATACACCAGAGTCAGGAGAATTAAGCGATAGCGCAGTCGAGGACGATGTAAGAACGGTAGTACTGCAAGATACTCATGCTGAAAGTCGAAAGCTTGAATTTGAGGAGACTGGTGAACCAGGAGAAATCAAGGAACAAATCAAGATTCTTGAGAAGCTGAAGTATGTACAGGATATTAATGCATCTATTCCAAATGTGAAGACGGAACGAAAAGTGCAGATGATGCCACAGATTTCGGACACTGTTTTTGATCGATTAGGTATCAAAAGAAAGCAGACAAGTGACAATAGACAGAAATTTGACTTGAGACAGAAGATCTCAAGAAAAAAGTCTGATGTTGTAACTGGTTACAATATAAGAGACCAGTTTCTCCTCTCCGAGTCGAGCAACGACTCTAGTGTTATGGAAGTGAAAAGTTATTCTCCTCCGTCGGCCTCATGTAGTTCCCAGTCGTTCGCTGACAGTTTTAAGTGGTATGAGCGGAAACCACATGACACTGGGCCTGCACCAGAAACTGATGAGGAGAGAAGACAACCGGAAAGATATGATGATAGAAGGCAAGGAGAAAGATATGAGGAAAGAAGACAACCGGAAAGGTATGAGGAAAGGAGACGACCGTCCTATGATAGAGAAATGGGTGCTTATTTACGGGATACCAACATACATGTATTAAGAGATGATTTACAGCCGAGGGAGAGGAGCTGGTCTGATGGAGTTTATAGGGATAGGTTTCACAGAGATTGGGAGAGAAGTCCGTTAGAAAGGAACAGATGCTGGGATAACGACTACCGGCAAAGAGACGGCAGAAAACCAGATGATTTTTATGAAGATAGAAACAGATACCAAAGGGATGCAGGTCCGAATAGAAATGCCAAAGAACAAAGAAGTTCCTCCCGAGAGCGATCTTCTCGACGAAGTTCGCCTAAAGATAGGTCTTCCAGATGTTATCCATCTGATGACTTAAGATCTTGGAGAGGTTCCTCAAGAGATAGGTCATCATTGAGAAGTTTTTCTATTGATGGCTCATCTGGAGGAAGCTTTCCTAGAGATGGATCCTCTCGGGACAGCTATTCAAGAAGACCATCCAGTCGAAGAAGTAGGTCCAGAGACAGGATTTCCATTAGAAGTGAATCAAGTATGAGTAGCATTTCACAAGAAAGTGCCCCCAGGCATTTCAGTGAAAGCCCGACTAACAGTCAAGGTGTAAGAAGGAACAGCTCATCTATTAATTCACCTTCTCAAGAAAACAACACAAGTAATATCAACCCTAGACATTCAACTAACCAACAGCAAACCAACAGAAATGACGCAAACTTGGACAAATTTGGAAGCCTTGATGAACGTTTGGAAAAAGAACATGGCATCGCACCAGCCAAAAAAAGAAAAGTTAGCAGCGATTCACCATCTGATTTAACTAAAGTAGATGGACGTGCTAGTTACAAAAACTTGTGCACATCATTGAGTACCCTGAAGCAGTCAGTGACAAGGGCTGCACGGTCATTCCGTGAACTCAGTAGGTATGAACTGAAAGCCAGGGTTGAGCGATATCAAGAACGCTATAAAAAACTTCAAGATATGGCTATTAGAGCATTAGAGATACATTATGAACAAGACAGAGAGCCTTCGGACATGGACAGAGATATCCAGCAACGTATTCTTGAAATGATAACAGATATAGAAAGTCAAAGAGAAGGATTAGACAAGTATAAGATGGCCTCTGACAGtagagagtctgtgatacaaccAACTACTAATAACAGCAAGACATCGGATCATAGAGGGGAAAGGAGTCGTCAAGATGGCATCCAAGACAAAAGTGTTTCTGGTAGAACTTCATCAGACCTTGCCAACCAGATGTATGACAGAAGGCAGAGTAAGACATACAGCACTATGAGTCCAGCAAGATCAAGTTCAG